In Arachis hypogaea cultivar Tifrunner chromosome 2, arahy.Tifrunner.gnm2.J5K5, whole genome shotgun sequence, a genomic segment contains:
- the LOC140177065 gene encoding serine/threonine-protein phosphatase 7 long form homolog, with protein sequence MKAELDSLAKREVLGPVVRTPADVKSVGCRWPNRNLLVRKLNPPQSWNPRVENYLRATGFYHVSRIGMIRGFHPLLAALVERWRPETHIFVLPVGEVTVTFEDVAHIFVLPIDGEPVSGWTDSSSDFVQSQSMAIFGRQPVLSRSTLFTDKSTAYAHAKYLPLLRGFERIHTYSWGSACLAHLYRALCRASRYNTKEMDGPLNLLFVWAWERMPCIAPVPRHILPPAEIPVAMRWSHSERSTAWLEKTVETFRHDIDYMQEFEWRPYEGMIVPGELHGHLDVCDIVAPLLSFECIEWHPANRVMRQFGFAQPPAQIPRDIPLDQHCMALRGVQVYD encoded by the exons CCTAACAGAAATTTGTTGGTGCGTAAATTGAATCCGCCACAGAGTTGGAATCCGAGGGTCGAAAACTACTTACGCGCCACTGGATTCTACCACGTATCTAGGATTGGGATGATAAGAGGATTTCACCCGTTGTTAGCTGCTCTGGTTGAAAGGTGGAGGCCGGAGACTCACATTTTTGTGTTGCCGGTGGGTGAGGTTACAGTGACATTTGAAGATGTCGCACATATATTTGTGTTACCAATTGATGGAGAGCCTGTGAGTGGATGGACTGATAGTAGTAGTGATTTCGTTCAGAGTCAGAGCATGGCAATATTCGGACGTCAACCGGTGCTCAGTC GGTCAACCCTATTCACAGATAAGTCGACTGCATATGCCCATGCGAAGTATCTACCGTTGCTTCGCGGTTTCGAGCGGATTCATACTTATAGTTGGGGTTCAGCATGTCTTGCACATCTTTACAGAGCACTATGCCGTGCATCACGATATAATACGAAGGAGATGGATGGCCCTCTTAATCTGTTGTTTGTTTGGGCATGGGAGCGAATGCCGTGTATTGCGCCTGTACCGAGACATATCCTTCCACCTGCTGAGATACCAGTTGCCATGAG GTGGAGTCATTCGGAACGGAGCACAGCATGGTTAGAGAAGACCGTTGAGACATTTAGGCATGACATAGACTACATGCAGGAG TTTGAGTGGCGGCCGTACGAAGGAATGATCGTACCCGGCGAATTACATGGACATCTTGATGTGTGTGATATCGTTGCTCCATTGTTGTCATTCGAGTGTATCGAGTGGCACCCTGCGAACCGAGTTATGCGTCAGTTTGGGTTCGCACAGCCCCCTGCGCAAATACCAAGGGACATTCCACTGGACCAGCATTGCATGGCTCTTCGCGGAGTGCAGGTTTATGACTGA
- the LOC112726386 gene encoding uncharacterized protein has translation MEDTAKLIVYRDGEIIRNTHEGVKFVCQNPFSFVVPCTMTFMELQNGLCQSMENGTLMRVSRILYRNPVIVFGGLIQFDTMPITDEVTMRNMFQIHRQTQMQQPQIELYVEFETVEAEGIQNDLEVVNDRAAVYEGMSSDSEEDFEATYEAGDEEQDGDAGVETAADNVVVHPSSSQPMNVPPFMRELDLDTMHAPEFPEYSNIGVADPEDGEFRIGMEYSSRKSVVAAIRSYTIARGVDYDVYESERQTFYAKCKMYGRGCDWLIRASLIRKKGCWEIRRYNGRHTCTTRVISQDHSKLDSDTVAEAIKPLVETDPSIKVKTIIAKVQSRFNYTISYRKAWLLKQKSIAKVFGDWEESYQALPWWLSVMVQKMLGSVVQIETRPLYNGNEEAQGGIQALQAPSSGGKYKGTLLVAVAQDGNQNIVPIAFALVEGETADAWHFFLRNLRMHVVRKDGVGMISDRHESIRATVNHSGGDWQPPRAWWMFRIRHIGSNFLRAFKVPHLQKLVVNIGYSRMMEEYNINYKRLEERGEAYARWCDAIGLRHWVLAFDEGHRWGHMTTNFVECINSVLKGARNLPVLALVRATYYRLNELFTQKSAESHERKRAGYTYSVFAQQRIEASMQQAGNIVVHRFDRRNEVFEVHEMTSEKVLVVDLARRTCDCGHFQVE, from the exons ATGGAGGATACTGCAAAGTTAATAGTGTATCGCGACGGTGAGATAATACGTaatactcatgagggagtgaAGTTTGTGTGTCAGAATCCGTTTTCGTTTGTGGTTCCATGCACCATGACGTTTATGGAACTTCAAAACGGTCTCTGTCAAAGCATGGAGAACGGTACATTAATGAGAGTGAGCAGAATTCTGTACCGGAATCCGGTTATagtttttggtggtctaatacagtttgataCCATGCCAATCACTGACGAAGTGACTATGCGTAATATGTTTCAAATTCACCGGCAGACTCAGATGCAACAGCCACAGATTgagctgtatgttgagtttgaaaccGTAGAGGCGGAAGGGATTCAAAATGACTTAGAGGTGGTGAATGATAGAGCTGCAGTGTACGAGGGAATGAGTAGTGACAGCGAAGAGGACTTTGAAGCCACTTATGAAGCCGGTGACGAAGAGCAGGATGGTGATGCGGGAGTTGAGACAGCAGCTGATAATGTAGTGGTTCACCCATCGAGCAGTCAACCGATGAACGTGCCACCTTTTATGCGTGAGTTGGATCTCGACACCATGCATGCACCGGAGTTTCCGGAATATTCAAACATAG GCGTTGCTGATCCCGAGGACGGAGAGTTCCGGATTGGAATGGAATACAGTTCTAGAAAGTCGGTCGTGGCAGCAATTAGAAGTTACACTATCGCTAGAGGAGTTGACTACGACGTGTATGAGTCTGAGCGACagacgttctatgcaaaatgcaagatgtATGGGCGCGGGTGCGACTGGCTTATCCGAGCCAGCTTGATACGAAAAAAAGGTTGTTGGGAGATACGCAGATACAACGGTAGGCACACGTGCACAACGAGAGTGATTTCACAGGATCATTCCAAGTTGGACTCGGACACAGTTGCTGAGGCTATAAAGCCATTGGTCGAGACTGACCCGTCCATAAAGGTGAAAACTATAATAGCCAAAGTCCAGTCAAGGTTCAACTATACCATCAGTTACCGAAAGGCTTGGTTGTTAAAGCAGAAGTCCATAGCGAAAGTTTTCGGTGATTGGGAGGAGAGTTACCAAGCCTTGCCGTGGTGGCTCTCGGTTATGGTTCAGAAGATGCTTGGGTCAGTTGTCCAGATAGAAACACGCCCACTCTACAATGGGAATGAAGAGGCGCAAGGG GGCATTCAGGCATTGCAAGCCCCTAGTTCAGGTGGAAAGTACAAAGGTACACTTCTGGTAGCTGTTGCACAGGATGGGAACCAAAACATTGTGCCTATCGCTTTTGCCTTGGTGGAAGGGGAGACAGCTGATGCGTGGCACTTCTTTCTAAGGAATCTGCGAATGCATGTTGTCAGAAAAGATGGTGTGGGTATGATCTCGGACCGGCATGAGTCAATTCGAGCAACAGTAAATCATTCCGGAGGTGACTGGCAACCTCCAAGAGCATGGTGGATGTTTCGTATAAGGCACATCGGCAGCAACTTTCTACGAGCATTCAAAGTCCCTCACTTGCAAAAGCTTGTGGTCAATATTGGGTATTCAAGAATGATGGAGGAGTATAACATCAACTATAAGAGGTTGGAAGAGCGAGGCGAGGCATATGCCAGGTGGTGCGATGCCATTGGACTTAGACATTGGGTATTGGCATTCGACGAGGGACATCGATGGGGCCATATGACGACGAACTTTGTCGAGTGCATTAACTCAGTGTTGAAGGGTGCCCGTAATCTACCTGTGTTGGCGCTAGTCCGAGCAACGTATTATCGGTTAAATGAACTTTTCACACAGAAGAGTGCTGAGTCTCACGAACGCAAACGTGCTGGATATACTTATTCCGTATTCGCACAACAGCGGATAGAGGCAAGTATGCAACAGGCTGGGAATATAGTTGTGCACCGTTTTGACAGACGGAATGAGGTATTTGAGGTGCACGAAATGACTAGCGAAAAGGTATTAGTCGTTGATCTTGCACGACGTACGTGTGACTGTGGGCACTTTCAGGTGGAATGA
- the LOC112746511 gene encoding putative disease resistance protein RGA3 produces the protein MAAKLEGGAFLSSFVNVVLNKLSSILEDNSIPERELFRRLQKSLLAVRPVVDDADHKQFKDQEVNKWLVNLQDALYMADDLVDELNTKSAIATQRDPGNSSWPRCVVDWYLEDIDMEHIVSRLESIVELRVHLHLEEIPMEDMSWRAESTSLAEGDVYGRDTEKEEIIEMLLDGTGNLSVISIEGMGGVGKTTLAQLIYNDEKVVEKFDIRVWVCVATKFDPVNVTKAIIEEITSSSCCIVSLNSLQTELKKKLMGNTFLVVLDDVWNNQQTLWDSFVKLFLCGNKGSKILLTTRNENVDSVVSTTNLHYKLDILSIEDCWSMFLKHSSLSTKCSQYRALESIGRKIVKKCKGLPLAVKTLGGLLRNKYKEDWNIILESEIWELSEDDSKIVPALSVSYHYLPSDLKQCFVYCSLYPEDYQFDKEELILIWMAEDLLQPMGKSTLEKIGRVYFHELVARSFFQPSSTNGSLFVMHDLMHDLATFFASKFYFRVKEFGNPHVIDSKTRHLSYTTKPWDRISRLREACNGARHMRTFLHFHLLHSHQSIDIESDSWLLLLQLKCLRVLSFKCFPIKSLPDSIGELIHLRYLDLSFTPIVILPESLCNLYNLQTLKLKNCHQLEMLPCRMHDLVNLRHLDIEGASRLKEMPKGMGKLKHLNLLERYIVGEHEENGIKELATLNNLQGSLCIVNLENVTNSGEAFEAKMGRKEHITILELKWLPNGDIVGFQSERGILEKLQPHRDLKLLSIMGYRGEIFPEWLGNSSYSNMMKLSLSHCKNCNELPSFGQLPNLQHLEIFELDRLEQIGYEFYKNDESLLKTPFKSLESLTFKSMPCWREWHFPDEFNGFPQLKSLSIIDCPVLTGDLPNHLPSLEQLTVLECEELACSLPRGPKLHQLHVVGVTGMITNVASEWIVIEGTQLAESILECLSCTEAPCLQSLAIGGCSTDISISGDYLPASLQQLEIWECKKLTFSGLLQHKLLMEIYVYNCDSLMLFPLGSLPNLRRLTIDSCRNMERVLVPQHSDDALPSLLYLEIKYCPRLVSLSTLGLAAPHLEELHIEFCPKIKSFPEGSLPQSLASLWINGCPKFA, from the coding sequence ATGGCTGCAAAACTTGAGGGGGGAGCTTTTCTCTCTTCCTTTGTTAatgttgttttaaataagttgtCTTCAATACTTGAAGATAACTCAATCCCGGAAAGAGAGTTGTTTCGAAGGTTGCAGAAAAGTCTCCTTGCTGTTCGACCCGTGGTTGATGATGCTGATCACAAACAGTTCAAAGACCAAGAAGTTAATAAGTGGCTTGTTAATCTCCAAGATGCTCTTTATATGGCTGATGATTTGGTGGACGAACTCAACACAAAATCTGCCATTGCTACTCAAAGGGATCCAGGTAACTCTTCCTGGCCTCGTTGTGTTGTTGATTGGTATTTGGAAGATATTGACATGGAACACATAGTTTCTAGACTAGAGTCTATTGTAGAACTGAGAGTTCATCTTCATTTAGAAGAGATTCCTATGGAGGACATGTCATGGAGAGCTGAATCCACATCTCTGGCTGAGGGTGATGTATATGGCAGGGACACAGAGAAGGAGGAGATAATAGAGATGTTGCTAGATGGTACTGGTAACTTGTCTGTGATCTCTATAGAAGGTATGGGTGGAGTTGGAAAAACCACTTTGGCTCAGTTGATTTACAATGATGAGAAAGTGGTGGAGAAATTTGACATTAGAGTATGGGTGTGTGTTGCTACAAAGTTTGATCCTGTTAATGTTACAAAGGCTATAATAGAGGAAAtaacttcttcttcttgttgcatTGTTAGTTTGAATTCACTTCAAACtgaattgaagaaaaagttgatggGAAATACATTCTTGGTTGTTTTAGATGATGTTTGGAACAATCAACAAACTTTGTGGGATAGTTTTGTAAAGCTTTTTCTGTGTGGGAACAAAGGAAGTAAAATTCTTTTAACAACCCGTAATGAAAATGTTGATTCTGTTGTGTCAACTACTAATTTACATTACAAACTAGATATATTGTCTATAGAAGATTGTTGGTCAATGTTTCTGAAACATTCATCTCTTTCTACTAAATGTAGTCAATATAGAGCTCTAGAATCAATTGGTAGAAAAATTGTCAAAAAGTGCAAGGGTTTACCTTTGGCTGTGAAAACTCTTGGAGGTTTATTACGCAATAAGTATAAAGAGGATTGGAATATTATATTGGAAAGTGAAATTTGGGAACTTTCGGAAGATGATAGTAAGATTGTTCCAGCATTAAGTGTTAGTTATCACTACCTTCCTTCAGATTTAAAGCAGTGCTTTGTTTATTGTTCATTATATCCAGAGGATTATCAATTTGATAAAGAGGAATTAATCTTGATATGGATGGCTGAAGATCTTTTACAGCCAATGGGGAAAAGCACATTAGAAAAAATTGGTCGTGTGTATTTCCATGAATTAGTTGCAAGATCATTTTTTCAACCTTCTAGTACGAACGGTAGCTTATTtgtaatgcatgatctcatgcatGACCTAGCAACATTTTTTGCTAGCAAATTCTATTTCAGAGTTAAAGAATTTGGCAACCCACACGTGATTGATAGCAAAACTCGTCATTTGTCATATACTACAAAACCTTGGGATCGAATCTCAAGACTTCGAGAGGCCTGCAATGGAGCAAGACACATGAGAACATTTCTGCATTTTCATTTGCTTCACAGTCATCAATCAATTGATATAGAAAGCGATTCTTGGCTCTTGCTACTACAGTTGAAGTGTTTAAGAGTTTTGTCATTTAAATGCTTCCCCATCAAATCATTGCCCGATTCAATTGGTGAATTGATTCATTTACGATACTTGGATCTCTCGTTTACACCTATTGTGATATTACCTGAGTCATTGTGTAACTTGTACAATCTACAAAcgttgaaattgaagaattgtCATCAGTTGGAGATGCTTCCTTGCCGCATGCATGATCTTGTGAACTTGCGCCATCTTGACATCGAAGGAGCTTCTCGTTTGAAAGAGATGCCGAAAGGAATGGGAAAATTAAAGCATTTGAATTTATTAGAACGCTATATTGTTGGTGAGCATGAAGAGAATGGAATTAAAGAATTGGCAACACTCAACAATCTTCAAGGGTCACTTTGCATTGTCAATTTAGAGAATGTTACCAATAGTGGTGAAGCTTTTGAGGCAAAGATGGGCAGAAAGGAGCACATAACAATTTTAGAGTTGAAATGGCTTCCAAATGGTGATATTGTTGGTTTTCAATCTGAAAGAGGTATACTTGAAAAATTACAACCTCACAGAGACTTGAAACTGCTATCAATTATGGGTTACAGGGGTGAAATATTCCCAGAGTGGTTAGGGAATTCCTCCTACAGCAATATGATGAAACTGAGCCTCAGTCATTGTAAAAATTGTAATGAGCTTCCTTCATTTGGACAGTTACCGAATTTGCAGCATCTGGAGATTTTTGAACTTGATAGGTTGGAGcaaattggttatgagttttacaAGAATGATGAATCATTACTGAAGACACCCTTCAAATCTCTCGAAAGTCTGACATTTAAGAGTATGCCTTGTTGGAGGGAGTGGCATTTTCCTGATGAGTTCAATGGTTTTCCTCAGCTTAAAAGTCTTTCAATAATAGACTGTCCAGTGTTAACAGGAGATTTGCCCAATCACCTTCCGTCTCTGGAACAACTTACCGTTTTGGAATGTGAAGAGCTTGCATGTTCACTGCCGAGAGGTCCCAAGCTTCACCAATTACATGTAGTGGGTGTGACTGGTATGATAACAAATGTAGCATCGGAATGGATTGTAATTGAAGGAACCCAGCTGGCAGAGTCCATATTGGAGTGCCTGTCCTGCACCGAAGCACCTTGTCTCCAATCTTTAGCCATCGGAGGGTGTTCGACAGACATATCAATTTCAGGGGATTATTTGCCTGCTTCATTACAACAACTGGAAATCTGGGaatgtaaaaaattaacattCTCAGGGCTACTACAACACAAGTTACTAATGGAGATATATGTGTACAATTGTGATTCCCTGATGTTGTTCCCATTAGGGTCCCTTCCAAATCTCAGGAGACTCACGATCGATTCATGTAGAAACATGGAACGTGTTCTGGTGCCACAACATAGTGATGATGCTCTCCCAAGTCTCCTTTATTTAGAGATCAAATACTGCCCCCGTTTAGTATCCTTGTCCACACTAGGCTTGGCTGCGCCCCACCTAGAGGAACTGCATATAGAATTCTgcccaaaaatcaaatcttttcctgaGGGGTCCCTCCCGCAAAGTTTGGCAAGTCTTTGGATCAATGGCTGCCCGAAATTCGCATAG